GGGTCCTCACGGCCGCAGTCTCTTGCGCGGAGCGGGCGTGTAGCGGCAGGCGTCGGCGTGGCGGCGCTCGTGGGCAATTTGGGCCAGTACGCCCTGTCGTATGCGGCGGGCGGCCCGCCGATCAAGATCGGCGTGTTGCATTCGTTGAGCGGGACCATGGCGATCAGCGAAGTGTCGTTGCGGGATGTGGTGCTGATGGCCGTGGAGGAGATCAACAAGGCGGGCGGGGTGATGGGCCGACCGGTGGAGGCGAAAGTCGTCGATCCCGCGTCGAACTGGGACCTCTTCGCCGAAAAAGCCAAGCAGCTGCTGTTGGAAGACAAAGTGTCGGTGGTGTTCGGCTGCTGGACGTCGGTCAGCCGCAAATCCGTGTTGCCGGTGTTTGAAAAGAACAACGGGTTGCTCTTCTATCCCGTCCAGTACGAAGGCGAAGAGTGCTCGCGCAACGTGTTCTATACCGGCGCGGCGGTCAATCAGCAGGCGGCCCCGGCGGTGGAATACTTGATGAGCCCCGAGGGCGGGGGCTACAAGAAGTTTTATCTGCTCGGGACCGACTACGTTTATCCGCGCACGACCAACAAGATCTTGCGGGCCATGTTATTGGCGAAGGGCGTGCCGGCGGCCAACATCGGGGAAGAATACACGCCGTTTCATCACCAGGACTATCAAACCATTTGCGGCACGATCAAGAAGTTCGCCGCCGGGGGGGGCGCGGCCGTCATCAGCACCATCAACGGGGACAGCAACGTGCCGTTCTATAAAGAGTTCGGCAATCAAG
The nucleotide sequence above comes from Candidatus Nitrospira nitrificans. Encoded proteins:
- the urtA gene encoding urea ABC transporter substrate-binding protein, with product GSSRPQSLARSGRVAAGVGVAALVGNLGQYALSYAAGGPPIKIGVLHSLSGTMAISEVSLRDVVLMAVEEINKAGGVMGRPVEAKVVDPASNWDLFAEKAKQLLLEDKVSVVFGCWTSVSRKSVLPVFEKNNGLLFYPVQYEGEECSRNVFYTGAAVNQQAAPAVEYLMSPEGGGYKKFYLLGTDYVYPRTTNKILRAMLLAKGVPAANIGEEYTPFHHQDYQTICGTIKKFAAGGGAAVISTINGDSNVPFYKEFGNQGLRAEDAPIMAFSVAEDELRGMDTSALVGHLAAWNYYQSVDTPQNKKFVANFKAYCKKNNLPDGENRVTDDPIEAAYFGVYVWKQAVEKAGSIEVDKVRKAVYGQKFLAPGGQIMMDEANQHTHKPVLIGEILKNGQFKTIWRSKGLVKPEPWSEYTNPEKGCDWINHQGTYQKK